From Salvia splendens isolate huo1 chromosome 16, SspV2, whole genome shotgun sequence, a single genomic window includes:
- the LOC121771084 gene encoding sec14 cytosolic factor-like has product MNQKEELAVAQLRRAVHKLGSSTEGFGDITLIRFLVARSFDIDKAAKMFVQWRNWRASFVPLGHIPDSEVAAELQQNKIFLQGLSSRGNPVVAVKVHRHVSSKDPLQFKKFVVHLLDKVIASGFRGKEVGNEKLVAVLDLQKLAYKNIDIRGLITGFQFLQDYYPDRLSKCYLLNMPGFFVRVWRLVSRFLEKATLEKIVIVSNEEERRALIREVGVDALPEEYGGRAKFVLLQDFQLDKPSEEKTLLIT; this is encoded by the exons atGAACCAGAAGGAAGAGCTTGCAGTAGCCCAGCTGAGGAGAGCTGTTCACAAGCTTGGTTCTTCCACAGAG GGATTTGGAGACATAACTCTGATCAGATTTTTGGTGGCAAGATCGTTCGACATAGACAAGGCTGCGAAGATGTTTGTGCAGTGGCGGAATTGGAGGGCTTCGTTTGTGCCCCTCGGTCACATTCCCGACTCTGAAGTTGCTGCTGAATTGCAGcagaataaaatatttttgcagGGGCTTTCATCAAGAGGCAACCCTGTTGTTGCTGTCAAAGTCCATAGGCATGTGTCTAGCAAGGATCCTCTCCAATTCAAGA AATTTGTGGTTCATCTGCTGGACAAGGTTATTGCAAG TGGCTTTAGAGGGAAAGAAGTAGGAAACGAGAAGTTGGTTGCCGTTCTTGATCTGCAAAAGCTTGCATACAAAAACATAGACATTCGTGGATTGATCACTGGTTTTCAGTTCTTGCAA GATTATTACCCAGATCGCTTATCAAAGTGTTACCTGCTAAACATGCCCGGTTTTTTTGTGCGCGTCTGGAGATTGGTTTCGCGCTTTCTTGAGAAGGCTACTTTAGAAAAG ATTGTGATAGTCTCGAATGAAGAAGAACGACGTGCATTGATCAGGGAAGTTGGCGTGGACGCCTTGCCAGAAGAGTATGGTGGGCGAGCTAAATTCGTCCTTCTACAAGATTTTCAACTCGATAAGCCTTCGGAAGAAAAAACTCTATTGATCACTTGA